The Bacillaceae bacterium S4-13-56 genome segment ATTTGCAGACCTTAGCCCGACTGCTACAATCATGCAGGAAGAAATCTTCGGACCTGTTGTAGGCTTCTCAAAAGCTAAAAACTTTGATGAAGCTATTGAATTCGCAAACAACACTGAGTATGGTTTAACAGGTGCTGTATTCACCAATAACCGTGAGCACTTAGAAAAAGCTCGCCAAGATTTCCATGTAGGTAACTTGTACTTCAATCGTGGATGTACGGCAGCGATTGTTGGATATCATCCATTTGGTGGGTTCAATATGTCTGGTACAGACTCCAAAGCTGGTGGTCCAGATTACCTTCTTCAACACATGCAAGGAAAAACAACATCTGAAATGCTATAGAACGATAATAAAAAACCGATTTATACACAACTCATGTGTAAATCGGTTTTTTTAATTAAAAAATCAATACTTTGTTAATCATAGTAAAAACTTATTATATTAGCAGCGCTTACAATAAAGTCTGTCGGAAAAAATAATATCTAGTTTAATTGGAACAAATCCAGGGATAAAGTGATATTCATTTGAATGCGATGAACTTAATTTTATTAATTTTTTCTGAATAGATATCATCATTTTTATACTATAGGAGAAAATACCAGGGTATGTTTGTATAATTATTCACACATATTATAAACTATAAATTTTTGAAAAGTTCATATTTTTAGTTTATGATATATCAGTAAACGTATTTCTGAATTTTTACTTCATGGTCATTATTTTAGAACTTACAAAATATGCATAAGAAGTGAATACAAAAAAATAGGGGGTGGAAGAATGGATTTGCTTATAGGAGCTACTTATTCATTAACTGCATCAACCTGGTTTTGGATCTTTGTTCCAATGCCACTATTAATTGTTCTATCAATCATTACTTATTTTACGGAGAGGGAGTGAATGAATGGATAACGCAACATTAATTACATTTATTGTTTATTTAGTTGGTATGTTAGTCATAGGTGTTGTGGGCTATCGATTAACTATTAATCTATCAGACTATGTATTAGGTGGAAGAAGGTTAGGGCCTGGAGTCGCTGCCTTGAGTGCTGGGGCTTCTGATATGAGTAGTTGGTTAATTCTTGGTTTACCAGGAGCAGCTTATGTTTTAGGTTTTGCGTCTGCATGGATTTGCATTGGATTATCTATTGGTGCATATTTAAACTGGCAGTTTGTTGCACGTCGCTTACGTAGTTATACGGAGGTTGCGAACGATTCGATTACTGTTCCAGATTTTTTAGAAAATCGTTTTCGTGATACTTCAAAATCACTTCGAGTTATTTCTGCCATTGTCATTTTGATCTTTTTTACCTTTTATACTTCTTCAGGATTGGTTGGGGGAGCAAAACTATTTGAAGCATCCTTTAATCTTTCATATACACAAGCACTATGGATTGGTGCTGCTGTAATCATTTCCTATACATTTTTAGGCGGTTTCTTGGCTGTAAGTTGGACAGATTTCCTTCAAGGAATATTAATGATCTTAGCCCTTATTGTTGTTCCTATCCGTGCGATCAGCGAAGTTGGAGGATGGGGGGAAGCTGTACAAGCGGTTGGTGAAGTAAATCCCGGTGCCCTAGATATTATGTCTGGAGCAACCTTCATTGGCGTGGTTTCACTCTTAGCTTGGGGATTGGGCTACTTCGGTCAGCCTCACATTATTACACGCTTTATGGCCCTTCGTTCAACTAAAGATGTTCCTAAAGCGCGTTTGATAGGTATGACTTGGATGGTTATTGGATTGTTTGGTGCTATCTTCACTGGTTTTGCAGGTATTGCTTATGTTGCAAACGTAAGTACAGCGGGAATGCCTTTTGCAACAGAAGTGAGCAATGGTGTTACGGTTCTTGTCGATTCTGAGCAAATTTTTATCGCCTTCTCACAATTGCTATTTGATCCATGGGTTGCAGGTATTTTATTAGCAGCGATCCTTGCAGCCATTATGAGTACCATCGATTCCCAGTTACTTGTATCTTCTAGTGCCGTAGCTGAGGATTTCTATAAGGCTGTTCTACGCAAAAAAGCATCTGATCGTGAACTTGTATGGGTAGGACGTCTTTCTGTTGTAGCTATCGCACTTTTAGCTATTTATCTAGCATATAGTGCAGAAGCGACTGTACTAGAACTTGTTGCCTATGCGTGGGGAGGATTTGGTGGCGCCTTTGGACCAATTATCCTCTTCTCCTTATTCTGGAAACGCATGACTCGCAACGGTGCACTAGCTGGTATTATCATCGGTGCTTTAACGATCTTCATTTGGGGTAACTATCTAACTGGTGGTCCTGGCGGAATCTTTGATCTTTACGAAATTGT includes the following:
- the putP gene encoding sodium/proline symporter PutP — encoded protein: MDNATLITFIVYLVGMLVIGVVGYRLTINLSDYVLGGRRLGPGVAALSAGASDMSSWLILGLPGAAYVLGFASAWICIGLSIGAYLNWQFVARRLRSYTEVANDSITVPDFLENRFRDTSKSLRVISAIVILIFFTFYTSSGLVGGAKLFEASFNLSYTQALWIGAAVIISYTFLGGFLAVSWTDFLQGILMILALIVVPIRAISEVGGWGEAVQAVGEVNPGALDIMSGATFIGVVSLLAWGLGYFGQPHIITRFMALRSTKDVPKARLIGMTWMVIGLFGAIFTGFAGIAYVANVSTAGMPFATEVSNGVTVLVDSEQIFIAFSQLLFDPWVAGILLAAILAAIMSTIDSQLLVSSSAVAEDFYKAVLRKKASDRELVWVGRLSVVAIALLAIYLAYSAEATVLELVAYAWGGFGGAFGPIILFSLFWKRMTRNGALAGIIIGALTIFIWGNYLTGGPGGIFDLYEIVPAFILNSIAIVVFSLLDKEPSLEIQEEFDRAKTI